Proteins from a single region of Flavobacterium sp. K5-23:
- the mnmA gene encoding tRNA 2-thiouridine(34) synthase MnmA, whose translation MKRVVVGLSGGVDSSVAAYLLQQQGYEVIGLFMKNWHDDSVTISNDCPWLEDSNDALLVAEKLGIPFQTVDLSEEYKEKIVDYMFNEYEKGRTPNPDVLCNREIKFDVFMKIALSLGADYVATGHYCKKSELEVNGETVYQLLAGADNNKDQSYFLCQLSQEQLSKSLFPIGELTKPEVREIAAEMELVTAEKKDSQGLCFIGKVRLPEFLQQKLQTKEGLIIQIDKNNAVYNSVINEGLSAENTLALASNKILYTPDMGKVVGKHQGAHYFTIGQRKGLNVGGTTDPLFIIATDVTTNTIYTGLSSQHPGLFRKGLFIDKAEVHWIRTDMALANGEQMEVMARIRYRQPLQKAILHQFENGMYVSFDEPQSAITEGQFVVWHIGDELVGSGVIS comes from the coding sequence ATGAAGCGTGTTGTAGTAGGACTTTCAGGTGGTGTTGATTCAAGTGTTGCAGCTTATTTATTGCAACAGCAAGGGTATGAAGTGATAGGTCTTTTTATGAAAAACTGGCATGATGATTCAGTTACTATTTCTAATGACTGTCCGTGGCTAGAAGATAGTAACGACGCCTTATTAGTTGCTGAAAAATTAGGGATTCCTTTTCAAACAGTGGATCTAAGTGAAGAATACAAAGAGAAGATCGTTGATTATATGTTCAACGAATATGAAAAAGGGAGAACTCCTAATCCTGATGTGCTTTGCAATCGCGAAATAAAATTTGACGTTTTTATGAAAATTGCTTTAAGTCTTGGTGCTGATTATGTGGCAACTGGGCATTATTGTAAAAAAAGTGAATTAGAAGTCAATGGTGAAACAGTATATCAATTGCTTGCCGGTGCCGATAATAATAAAGACCAGTCTTATTTTCTTTGTCAATTGTCACAAGAGCAATTGTCAAAATCCTTATTTCCTATTGGAGAGTTAACTAAGCCTGAAGTACGCGAAATTGCTGCCGAAATGGAATTGGTAACTGCTGAAAAGAAAGATTCTCAAGGATTGTGTTTTATTGGTAAAGTACGTTTGCCAGAATTTTTACAACAAAAATTACAAACAAAAGAAGGTTTGATTATACAAATCGATAAAAATAATGCGGTATATAATTCAGTGATTAATGAAGGATTATCTGCAGAAAATACTTTGGCTTTAGCCTCAAATAAAATTTTATACACACCAGACATGGGTAAGGTTGTAGGGAAACATCAAGGTGCTCATTATTTCACTATTGGACAACGAAAAGGATTGAATGTAGGAGGTACTACTGATCCCTTGTTTATAATTGCTACTGATGTAACCACTAATACTATTTATACTGGTTTAAGTAGTCAACATCCTGGTTTATTTAGAAAAGGACTTTTTATTGATAAAGCAGAAGTGCATTGGATTCGTACTGATATGGCTTTGGCCAATGGAGAACAAATGGAAGTTATGGCAAGAATTCGCTACAGACAGCCGTTACAAAAAGCGATATTGCACCAGTTCGAAAACGGAATGTATGTTTCTTTTGATGAACCACAATCTGCAATTACCGAAGGCCAATTTGTAGTCTGGCATATAGGGGATGAATTAGTTGGTTCGGGAGTAATATCTTAG
- a CDS encoding toxin-antitoxin system YwqK family antitoxin gives MKVFYKRVLVLFAFLNLWSLHAQTNFNALDESGKKHGVWKGVFEESKRPRYEGTFSHGKEIGLFKFFDDTKAGSVIATREFNDKDNTAYTIFYDQANNKVSEGKIVNKLFDGKWIYYHQASKKVMTSENYKNGKLEGLRSVYFPDGKIAEEINYKNDVKEGFYKKYTADGTVLEESNYKNNEYNGLAVFKDPSGNVVSQGQFVNGKKMGIWKFFEKGKLLRELNMSIPSNATKSKSN, from the coding sequence ATGAAAGTATTTTATAAGAGAGTCCTAGTTCTTTTTGCATTTTTAAATTTGTGGTCCCTTCATGCACAAACTAATTTTAATGCCCTTGATGAAAGCGGAAAAAAGCATGGGGTATGGAAAGGTGTTTTTGAAGAATCGAAAAGGCCCAGGTATGAAGGAACTTTTTCTCATGGTAAAGAAATTGGTTTGTTTAAATTTTTTGATGATACTAAAGCCGGTTCTGTTATAGCTACAAGAGAATTCAATGATAAAGACAATACTGCCTATACGATATTTTATGATCAGGCTAATAACAAAGTCAGTGAAGGGAAGATTGTAAATAAATTATTTGATGGGAAATGGATTTACTATCACCAAGCTTCAAAAAAGGTGATGACCTCTGAAAATTATAAAAACGGTAAGTTAGAAGGACTTCGTTCTGTGTATTTTCCTGATGGAAAAATTGCCGAAGAAATCAACTATAAAAATGACGTTAAAGAAGGTTTTTATAAAAAATATACTGCTGACGGAACTGTACTTGAAGAATCTAATTATAAAAATAATGAGTACAATGGCTTAGCTGTTTTTAAAGATCCTTCGGGGAATGTGGTTTCTCAAGGACAGTTTGTAAATGGAAAAAAAATGGGGATTTGGAAATTTTTCGAAAAAGGGAAACTTCTAAGGGAATTGAATATGAGTATTCCATCGAATGCCACAAAAAGTAAGAGCAATTAA
- the yidC gene encoding membrane protein insertase YidC encodes MEQKKLDLNSIIGFVLIFGILIWIMYQNQPTEADLAAEKAKKELVVKEETKAKETVAQVVATDAAVTTGDTLQLAQLQKSLGNFAYSATLPSATAAFTTIENEMVKLKIANKGGYIVELVLKNHEKFKKGSGELVELIKDNNANFNIQLLTSDNRTLNTKDLFFEPTLTKNGADQILSMRLKAGENEFLEYKYVLKPNEYMIDFDIRSQGLNKVLNTSKSLDLQWDLKTNRNEKSVSYENRYTEVAYQYEEDKHNYVGQGDDKEETPEKVSYIAFKQHFFSSILLTNTPFETSMLKSYNLVKDDEVDTTYTKQFKATIPLAFTNGELDYKMNWYFGPSDYKTLKSYDKNLEKIIPLGWGIFGWINKFVFIPLFGFLSSYIAYGIAIIIFTVLIKIAMSPITYKSFLSQAKMKVLRPEITELGEKYKKDAMKKQQETMKLYNKAGVNPMAGCIPALIQLPFMYASFQFFPSAFILRQKSFLWADDLSSFDEIAKLPFHIPMYGSHISLFPILAAVAIFFYMKMTSGDQQMAAPQQEGMPDMAKMMKIMIYVSPLMMLIFFNSYGAGLSLYNFISNLITIGIMFVIKNYIVDSDKIHAQIQENKLKEPKKQGKFQQKLQEVMAQQEAIKAEQKKK; translated from the coding sequence ATGGAACAAAAAAAATTAGACCTGAATTCGATTATAGGTTTTGTATTGATTTTTGGAATTTTGATATGGATTATGTATCAAAACCAACCTACAGAAGCTGACCTAGCTGCTGAAAAAGCTAAAAAAGAATTAGTAGTTAAAGAAGAAACTAAAGCCAAAGAAACAGTGGCGCAAGTTGTGGCTACTGATGCAGCTGTAACTACTGGAGATACTTTACAACTAGCTCAATTACAAAAATCACTTGGGAATTTTGCTTATTCAGCGACACTTCCTTCAGCAACAGCTGCTTTTACCACGATTGAAAATGAAATGGTAAAATTGAAAATTGCTAATAAAGGAGGATATATTGTTGAATTGGTTTTGAAAAACCATGAGAAATTTAAGAAAGGTTCTGGAGAATTAGTTGAATTGATAAAAGACAACAATGCCAATTTTAATATTCAATTACTAACTAGCGATAATCGTACATTAAACACAAAAGACCTGTTTTTTGAGCCAACACTAACTAAAAATGGTGCTGATCAAATTTTGTCAATGCGTTTGAAAGCGGGTGAAAATGAGTTTCTTGAATACAAATATGTATTGAAACCGAATGAGTATATGATTGATTTCGATATTCGCTCTCAAGGTTTAAATAAAGTATTGAACACTTCTAAATCATTGGACTTACAGTGGGATTTGAAAACGAATAGAAATGAGAAAAGTGTTTCTTATGAAAATCGTTATACTGAAGTTGCTTACCAATATGAAGAGGATAAACATAATTATGTAGGGCAAGGTGATGATAAAGAAGAAACTCCTGAAAAAGTAAGTTATATTGCTTTTAAGCAACATTTCTTTTCTTCTATATTATTGACTAATACGCCTTTTGAAACTTCAATGTTAAAGTCTTATAATTTAGTTAAAGACGATGAAGTTGATACAACTTATACAAAACAATTTAAAGCTACTATTCCATTAGCATTTACAAATGGAGAGTTAGATTATAAAATGAATTGGTACTTTGGACCATCAGATTATAAGACTTTAAAAAGCTATGATAAAAATTTAGAGAAAATAATTCCATTAGGTTGGGGAATTTTCGGATGGATTAACAAATTTGTGTTTATTCCATTATTCGGATTTTTAAGTTCTTACATTGCTTATGGTATTGCAATTATCATTTTTACTGTTTTGATAAAAATTGCCATGTCTCCTATTACATATAAATCATTCTTGTCACAGGCAAAAATGAAAGTATTGCGTCCTGAAATTACTGAGTTAGGTGAGAAGTACAAGAAAGATGCTATGAAAAAGCAGCAAGAAACGATGAAGTTATACAACAAGGCTGGGGTTAATCCTATGGCAGGTTGTATTCCTGCTCTGATTCAGCTTCCTTTTATGTATGCCTCATTTCAGTTTTTCCCTTCGGCTTTTATCTTAAGACAAAAAAGCTTCCTTTGGGCAGATGATTTATCTTCATTTGATGAAATTGCTAAATTGCCTTTCCATATTCCTATGTACGGTAGTCATATTAGTTTGTTCCCAATATTAGCTGCAGTCGCTATTTTCTTCTATATGAAAATGACTTCAGGGGATCAACAAATGGCAGCTCCGCAACAAGAAGGTATGCCTGATATGGCAAAAATGATGAAAATCATGATTTACGTTTCGCCATTGATGATGTTAATTTTCTTCAATAGTTATGGTGCAGGATTGAGTTTATATAACTTTATATCTAACTTAATTACTATCGGAATTATGTTTGTAATTAAGAATTATATTGTTGACAGTGATAAGATTCACGCTCAAATTCAGGAGAATAAATTGAAAGAGCCTAAAAAACAAGGTAAGTTTCAACAAAAACTTCAAGAAGTTATGGCGCAGCAAGAAGCTATAAAAGCAGAACAAAAAAAGAAATAA